Proteins encoded by one window of Chaetodon trifascialis isolate fChaTrf1 chromosome 15, fChaTrf1.hap1, whole genome shotgun sequence:
- the gadd45gip1 gene encoding large ribosomal subunit protein mL64, giving the protein MAASMLCRRTAVLCRALKGISSSKTVLSANFESGLLLQTASYNPKPLRLNLHEPYIPDKDSEKTPEWQKTARYDRKLFGRYGSASGIDPASLWPSHEQLDKIIAEENEWNPPLEVMLKNIEAKEKQETDKRLAKEKLIAANMAKMPKMIADWRREKVETKKKLKEEKARRERMLTQARERFGFAVDPRSHKFLEMVAEIEKEEQKKRKLMKRRLKEEQAAAPITPPAASS; this is encoded by the exons ATGGCGGCGTCCATGCTGTGCAGGAGGACGGCAGTGTTATGTAGGGCGTTAAAGGGAATTTCATCTTCAAAAACCGTACTTTCTGCGAACTTTGAAAGTGGACTTCTATTGCAGACAGCGTCCTATAACCCTAAACCTTTAAGGCTGAACCTCCATGAGCCGTATATTCCAGACAAGGACAGTGAGAAGACGCCAGAGTGGCAGAAGACGGCCCGGTATGACAGGAAGCTGTTCGGACGGTACGGCTCAGCGTCGGGCATCGATCCTGCGTCGCTGTGGCCCAGCCATGAGCAGCTGGACAAGATTATTGCAGAGGAAAATGAGTGGAACCCTCCGCTAGAAGTAATGCTGAAAAACATAGAGGCCAAGGAGAAGCAGGAAACCGACAAACGGCTGGCTAA AGAGAAACTCATAGCAGCTAACATGGCCAAAATGCCCAAGATGATAGCAGACTGGCGCAGAGAAAAGGTTGAAACCAAAAAGAAGCTAAAGGAGGAGAAAGCACGTCGTGAACGGATGCTGACGCAGGCAAGAGAGCGTTTTGGCTTTGCAGTGGACCCCCGCTCACACAAGTTCTTGGAAATGGTTGCTGAAATAGAAAaggaagagcagaagaagaggaaactAATGAAGCGCAGACTGAAAGAGGAGCAGGCAGCAGCCCCCATCAcacctcctgctgcctcctcatAG